In the Parashewanella tropica genome, GGGAAGTAATCTTGTACTTTGTGACGATTTTTCGGGTGTTATCTTGCATATGGTAACCAAAGGAATTGAATATACTACTGATGATGACTTCCATTATTTATCTATTGCCGCAGGTGAAGATTGGCATCAATTAGTCGAGCATTGCCTTGAACGTAATATCAATGGGCTTGAAAACCTCGCCTTAATTCCAGGCACTGTCGGCGCTGCGCCGATCCAAAATATTGGTGCTTATGGTGTTGAGTTTGCTCAGGTCTGTGATTGGGTTGAATATGTGGATGTTGCTACTCAATCGGTCACAAGGATTTCGGCTGATGAATGCCAATTTGGCTATCGAGATTCCATTTTTAAGCAAGCGCTTAAAGGTAAAGTAGTGATCTCTCAGGTTGGATTGAAGTTAAAGAAAGACTGGAAGCCGGTTTTGAACTATGGGCCGCTACAAGCGCTTGATCCGCAGAGTGTTGCTGCACGCGATATCTTTGAATTGGTATGTAAAGTGAGGCAAGAAAAATTGCCTGATCCCAAGTTACTTGGAAATGTGGGCAGTTTTTTTAAAAATCCGATTGTCAGTATTGAGCATCACCAAAGACTTAAGCATGCTTTTCCTGAGCTGGTTGCTTACCCACACGGCGATGCAATGAAGCTTGCTGCGGGTTGGCTTATTGATAAAGCAGGCTTAAAAGGTTATCAGCTTGGTCAAGCGGCTGTGCATAATAAACAAGCGCTAGTATTGGTCAATTGTGGTCAAGCGAAAGGCGAAGATATCATCGTGTTAGCACGATATATTATTAAGCAAATTAAACAGACCTTTGGCGTTGAATTAGAGCCAGAGCCACGGTTAATAGGACAACATGGGGAGATCACCATCAATGGCTGAACAATGGCAACGCCGAAGACAAATACTGAAGGCTTTAACTGAACATCAAGGGTTTATATCTGGTGAAGAGTTAGCGAACCAATTAGACGTCAGTCGCATGACCATCAGTAATCATATTGATGCATTGGAAACGCTGGGTGTGGAGATCTTTAGCGTAAAAGGTAAAGGTTACAAACTTCAAAAAGCTGTGCCATTGATGGATGAAAAGCAGCTTTTAGAAGCAATTCAAGGGCGCTGTTTTTACTTTGATGAAATTGATTCAACCAACAGCTTTATGATGAAGCATGCCAGTGAGTTGAAATCCGGTGATATTTGTATTGCTGAACATCAAACGGCTGGTCGCGGCCGTCGTGGACGCAATTGGGTATCGCCGTATGGCAGCCATTTTTATGGTTCTGTGTTTTGGAATTTCCCACAAGGCATGGCTCAAGCCATGGGGCTTTCTTTGGTCGTAGGTTGCTCTCTGGTGACGGCGTTAGAAGCTCTCGGCGTGAGTGGGTTAGCGGTAAAGTGGCCCAATGATGTTTACCTGAATGGCAAAAAGTTAGCTGGGATTTTGGTGGAGATGTCTGGGCAAGCAGACGGAGAATGCCAAATCGTCATTGGTATCGGGGTTAACTTTGTGATGCCATCAAGCTCGGCGGAACAAATTGATCAGCCGTGGTCAGATTTAGTTGATATGGATATTCCAAGCAAAACAGAATTTGCCATCGCATTTCATCAACAACTGGTTGCCGATCTCAAGGTATTTGAAACTCAGGGGCTGAATCCATTCTTATCTCGCTGGCAGCAAACTGATTTATATAAAGACCAAGTGATCCGTCTTGAAATGGGTGAAAACCACGTTGAAGGAGTTTGTCGTGGAATTGATGAACAAGGTGGGATTTTGTTAGAGCATGATGGTGAGGTGAAGTCTTTTGTGGGCGGTGAGATCAGCTTACGCCCACACAGTTAACCCAAGCTAGGTTTACTTATTTTCTCAATAAAACCTGATTCATTAAATGATCCTGCCCTTTGCGCAGGATTAAATGAGCCCGTTCTCGAGTCGGTAAAATATTGTTGAGTAAGTTTGGGCCGTTAATGCTTTCCCAGATATTTTCAGCAATATCGGTTGCCGCCGCATCATTAAGACTCGCATAATGATTGAAATACGAGTTTTTGTTGGCGAAAGCGCCACTTCTAAATTGTAAGAAGCGATCCACATACCATTTCTTTAATAAGTCGTAATCGGCATCAACGTATATAGAGAAGTCGACAAAGTCTGAGACGAAAGGTCGATGATCTGGCGTATCGGTATCTAACCCTGTCTGTAAAACATTAAGCCCTTCTAAAATTAAGATGTCAGGCTGTTCGACTTCTAAAAATGAATCCGGTAAGCGGTCATAACTGATATGAGAATAAAGTGGGGCTTTGACTTTAGGTTTACCTGATTTCACATCAGAAATGAAATCAATCAGCATTTTCATATCATAACTTTCAGGAAAGCCTTTACGCTGCATTAAGCCTCTTTCTTTGAGATCCTTAAGTGGATAAAGAAAGCCATCAGTAGTCACCAACTCTACCTTTGGGTGTTCAGGCCAATGTTGGAGTAGCGCTTGAAGAATACGAGCAGTGGTACTTTTACCGACAGCGACACTGCCCGCAATACTGATAATGTAAGGCGTTTTTTGTGGCACATGATCTAAGAATTTATCTAACACTTGGCTACGCTGCTGCTTAGACTGCACAATTAAATTTAATAAGCGGCTCAGCGGCAGATAAATATCGGTCACTTCAGCGAGCGATAAGCGCTCGTTAATCCCTTTTAAATTCTCTAAGTCAGCTTCAGTCAGCGTAAGAGGCACAGAATTACGTAAACTACGCCATTGCTGACGTTGAAAGGCAAAATACAGAGCCTGATACGCAGATTGTGCTGAGATCATTTACTTTCCTAGAACATATAAAATTGTTTTGAGCGCACCTTACCTTATTCATATGCAAGCGACAATGAAAATTACACTGGACAAATAGGAGCTTGTTAATTTTAAAGGTGTATTTTTCATCAAAACGGTCTTTTTGAGCTGAAAAAATCAGCATTTGGCACTTTTTTTTCGATAATTTGCAATTTTCTATTGCACTTAGGGCGACATTTACCTAATATCCGACTCCGAAATGATGCGCCGGCATAGCTCAGTTGGTAGAGCAACTGACTTGTAATCAGTAGGTCCCGAGTTCGACTCTTGGTGCCGGCACCATTGATGGAGGGGTTCCCGAGTGGCCAAAGGGATCAGACTGTAAATCTGACGGCTCCGCCTTCGAAGGTTCGAATCCTTCTCCCTCCACCATTTCATTCTTCTAGGTAGTTGGTAGCCTTATTTAGGTTGCGCGGGCGTCGTATAATGGTATTACTCCAGCCTTCCAAGCTGATAACGCGGGTTCGATTCCCGCCGCCCGCTCCATTTTCAAGTTGCTGATATGGCTCAGTTGGTAGAGCGCACCCTTGGTAAGGGTGAGGTCGGC is a window encoding:
- the birA gene encoding bifunctional biotin--[acetyl-CoA-carboxylase] ligase/biotin operon repressor BirA, producing MAEQWQRRRQILKALTEHQGFISGEELANQLDVSRMTISNHIDALETLGVEIFSVKGKGYKLQKAVPLMDEKQLLEAIQGRCFYFDEIDSTNSFMMKHASELKSGDICIAEHQTAGRGRRGRNWVSPYGSHFYGSVFWNFPQGMAQAMGLSLVVGCSLVTALEALGVSGLAVKWPNDVYLNGKKLAGILVEMSGQADGECQIVIGIGVNFVMPSSSAEQIDQPWSDLVDMDIPSKTEFAIAFHQQLVADLKVFETQGLNPFLSRWQQTDLYKDQVIRLEMGENHVEGVCRGIDEQGGILLEHDGEVKSFVGGEISLRPHS
- the coaA gene encoding type I pantothenate kinase; the encoded protein is MISAQSAYQALYFAFQRQQWRSLRNSVPLTLTEADLENLKGINERLSLAEVTDIYLPLSRLLNLIVQSKQQRSQVLDKFLDHVPQKTPYIISIAGSVAVGKSTTARILQALLQHWPEHPKVELVTTDGFLYPLKDLKERGLMQRKGFPESYDMKMLIDFISDVKSGKPKVKAPLYSHISYDRLPDSFLEVEQPDILILEGLNVLQTGLDTDTPDHRPFVSDFVDFSIYVDADYDLLKKWYVDRFLQFRSGAFANKNSYFNHYASLNDAAATDIAENIWESINGPNLLNNILPTRERAHLILRKGQDHLMNQVLLRK
- the murB gene encoding UDP-N-acetylmuramate dehydrogenase is translated as MTTSQISLLSYNTLGLSQSCSELVKITSTSELIGAISVLSKNKKSWLVLGGGSNLVLCDDFSGVILHMVTKGIEYTTDDDFHYLSIAAGEDWHQLVEHCLERNINGLENLALIPGTVGAAPIQNIGAYGVEFAQVCDWVEYVDVATQSVTRISADECQFGYRDSIFKQALKGKVVISQVGLKLKKDWKPVLNYGPLQALDPQSVAARDIFELVCKVRQEKLPDPKLLGNVGSFFKNPIVSIEHHQRLKHAFPELVAYPHGDAMKLAAGWLIDKAGLKGYQLGQAAVHNKQALVLVNCGQAKGEDIIVLARYIIKQIKQTFGVELEPEPRLIGQHGEITING